The Ferviditalea candida genomic interval AAATCGACGTCATGACCTGCATCGAATGACGGCTTGAAGCAGTAATTGTTGCGTGAGGAGGCGCGGTTATGCGTATCGTGAAAGCTTCGGAATTCTCGTTGAAGCGGGAAGTGGAATACGGTTCTCTCGAGCAGAACCTGGCAGTGAAAGAGATAATTGAAAGGGTCCGCCTGGAAGGGGACCTTGCAGTGCGTCATTATACGGAGAAATTTGACCGGGTAGCCGTCGGGGAGCTGCGTGTGGAGCAGGAGGAGATCCGCGCCGCATACGAAAAGGTCGAGGCGGACTTTCTGGAAGCCATCCGTGAAGCAGCGGCCAACATCCGCGCATTTCATGAGAAGCAGAAAAGACATACCTGGATGGATCTTCAGCCGGACGGCGCGATACTGGGTCAGTTGATCCGTCCGCTGCGCAGGGTGGGGGTTTATGTGCCCGGAGGCAAGGCGGCTTATCCGTCCTCCGTGTTGATGAATGTGATACCCGCCCAGGTGGCCGGGGTTCCGGAGATCGTGATGGCGACCCCTCCGGCGACGGCCGGGGAGGACGGGATCAATCCATACATTCTTGTTGCCGCCGCTGAGGCGGGTGTGCGGGAAATCTACCGGGTCGGCGGCGCCCAAGCGGTTGCCGCGCTGGCCTACGGGACGGAGAGCATCGCTCCGGTCGATAAAATCGTCGGGCCGGGCAACATCTATGTCGCTTTGGCCAAAAGGAACGTGTACGGAGTCGTGGACATCGACAGCATCGCAGGACCGAGCGAGATCGTTGTCCTGGCAGACGAAACGGCCGATCCGCTGTTTGTGGCAGCCGATCTGCTGTCCCAGGCGGAGCACGATGAGATGGCTTCGGCAATTCTGATCACCGCGTCCGAACGGCTGGCGGATCAGGTTCGCTCCGAGGTTGAGCGGCAGCTCGAGTCACTTCCGCGCAAACCGATCGCTGCGCGCTCTATCGAGGATTACGGGGCGATTCTGCTGACGGACAGCTTGGAAGAAGGGATACGCGCCGTGAATCAGCTCGCTCCGGAGCATCTTGAGCTGATGGTGGGATCCCCGTTTGAAATTCTGGGAAAAATCGAGAATGCGGGGGCCATCTTCCTCGGAGATTACAGCTCCGAGCCGGTTGGGGATTACTTTGCCGGACCGAACCACATTCTGCCGACGAACGGCACGGCCCGATTCTCCTCCCCGCTCAATGTCGACGATTTTCTCAAAAAATCAAGCCTGATCCACTACAGCCGCGACGCGCTGCTGAACAACGGCGGCAAGATCATGACGCTGGCCCGGCACGAAGGGCTCGAGGCCCATGCCCGAGCGATTGAAGTCCGTTTAAGAAAAGAGGGGAAGTAGCATGAGCGACGGAAATAACATGAGCGGCAACCAGCAGAACGGCAGGTCGGCGGAGATTGCGCGGAAAACGAATGAAACCGATATCCGCCTGGCATTCGCGTTGGATGGAACCGGGATATCGGAGATCGAGACGGACGTTCCTTTTCTCAACCACATGCTGGACTTGTTTGCCAAGCACGGGCAGTTTGATCTGCGTTTGAATGCGAAGGGGGATGTAGATATTGACGACCACCACACGGTGGAGGATATCGGCATCTGCCTGGGGCAAACCGTTCGCCAGGCGCTCGGCGACAAAAAGGGAATCAAGCGCTACGCCAATGTATTTGTTCCGATGGATGAAGCGTTGGCGCAGGTTGCGATCGATATCAGCAACCGCCCACATCTTGAATACCGGGCCGAGTTTCCTTCGGCTCAAGTGGGCAGCTTCTCTACGGAAATGGTGCATGAATTTTTGTGGAAGTTCGCCTTGGAGGCCCGCATCACGCTGCATGTCATTGTTCACTACGGGCGGAATACGCACCACATGATAGAGGCCGTATTCAAGGCGCTCGGCCGGGCGTTGGATGAAGCGTCCTCGATCGATCCGCGGGTGCAGGGGGTTCCGTCCACGAAAGGAGTGCTTTAGCTTGATCGCAATCATCGATTACGGCATGGGCAATCTGCACAGCGTCAGCAAAGCGGTGGAGCGTTTGGGGCACCAAATGAAGATCACCTCCGACGCGCAGGAAATCCTGTCCGCCGACGGGGCGATCCTGCCGGGCGTCGGCGCCTTTGGCGATGCGATGCATTATTTGCGGGAAACGGGACTGCGCGAGGTGGTGCTGCAGTTTGCCGCTTCCGGCAAGCCGCTGCTGGGCATCTGCTTAGGGATGCAGCTCTTGTTTAGCAGCAGCGAAGAGCACGGAATGCATACCGGCCTCGATTTGCTGCCGGGACATGTCGTCCGGTTCCAGGGCGATTTCAAGGTGCCCCATATGGGCTGGAACCGCCTTTCCTTCCGGAGGCCGTCAGCTCTGTTCGAAGGGCTGGACGAAGGCTACGTCTATTTTGTGCACTCCTATCACGCGCTTCCGTCAAGACCCTCCGACCTGCTGGCGACAACGGATTACTATGGCGAGGTTGCAGCAGTCGTCGGCCATGAAAATATATACGGCATGCAGTTTCACCCGGAAAAAAGCGGCGCGATGGGCATGAAGCTGCTCGAAAACTTTGTCAATCTGACGCTGGTTCGCCATTGAGCCCGTCATGATCAATCATCGGAGGCTAACGAATATGTCATCGTTTATCATTTATCCCGCCATTGATATCCGGGGCGGGAAATGCGTGCGTCTGGTACAGGGAGATTACAACCGGGAAACCGTTTATAACGACAATCCGGTTGAGGTCGCCCGCCAGTGGAAGGCTCAGGGCGCCGAATGGATTCATCTGGTCGATCTGGACGGAGCGAAGGCCGGACATCCCGTCAATGAAGATGTGATTGGTGAAATCGCCCGCAGTGTCGATATTCCTGTCCAGGTCGGTGGCGGACTCCGCACCCGGGAGGATGTCGAGCGGCTGCTGTCCAAGGGCGTCTCGCGGGTCATTCTGGGCACAGCGGCGATTGAGAACCGCGATTTTGTACAGTGGGCATTGGCGCACCATGGAGATCAAACAGCTGTCGGCATCGATGCCAGAGACGGCTATGTGGCGACACGCGGCTGGCTGGAAACCTCGCAGATCAAGGCGGTGGATCTGGCTGTCGAGCTGGCGGCGCAGGGGGCGCAGACCTTTATTTTCACGGACATTTCCAGAGACGGCATGATGGGCGGGCCGAATGTGGAATCGATCGTC includes:
- the hisH gene encoding imidazole glycerol phosphate synthase subunit HisH, producing the protein MIAIIDYGMGNLHSVSKAVERLGHQMKITSDAQEILSADGAILPGVGAFGDAMHYLRETGLREVVLQFAASGKPLLGICLGMQLLFSSSEEHGMHTGLDLLPGHVVRFQGDFKVPHMGWNRLSFRRPSALFEGLDEGYVYFVHSYHALPSRPSDLLATTDYYGEVAAVVGHENIYGMQFHPEKSGAMGMKLLENFVNLTLVRH
- the hisB gene encoding imidazoleglycerol-phosphate dehydratase HisB is translated as MSDGNNMSGNQQNGRSAEIARKTNETDIRLAFALDGTGISEIETDVPFLNHMLDLFAKHGQFDLRLNAKGDVDIDDHHTVEDIGICLGQTVRQALGDKKGIKRYANVFVPMDEALAQVAIDISNRPHLEYRAEFPSAQVGSFSTEMVHEFLWKFALEARITLHVIVHYGRNTHHMIEAVFKALGRALDEASSIDPRVQGVPSTKGVL
- the hisA gene encoding 1-(5-phosphoribosyl)-5-[(5-phosphoribosylamino)methylideneamino]imidazole-4-carboxamide isomerase yields the protein MSSFIIYPAIDIRGGKCVRLVQGDYNRETVYNDNPVEVARQWKAQGAEWIHLVDLDGAKAGHPVNEDVIGEIARSVDIPVQVGGGLRTREDVERLLSKGVSRVILGTAAIENRDFVQWALAHHGDQTAVGIDARDGYVATRGWLETSQIKAVDLAVELAAQGAQTFIFTDISRDGMMGGPNVESIVGLAKVSGRPVIASGGVSQSYDLLELARHKENGVAGAIVGKALYTGSLRLAEALEMLSDPEEQ
- the hisD gene encoding histidinol dehydrogenase, with amino-acid sequence MRIVKASEFSLKREVEYGSLEQNLAVKEIIERVRLEGDLAVRHYTEKFDRVAVGELRVEQEEIRAAYEKVEADFLEAIREAAANIRAFHEKQKRHTWMDLQPDGAILGQLIRPLRRVGVYVPGGKAAYPSSVLMNVIPAQVAGVPEIVMATPPATAGEDGINPYILVAAAEAGVREIYRVGGAQAVAALAYGTESIAPVDKIVGPGNIYVALAKRNVYGVVDIDSIAGPSEIVVLADETADPLFVAADLLSQAEHDEMASAILITASERLADQVRSEVERQLESLPRKPIAARSIEDYGAILLTDSLEEGIRAVNQLAPEHLELMVGSPFEILGKIENAGAIFLGDYSSEPVGDYFAGPNHILPTNGTARFSSPLNVDDFLKKSSLIHYSRDALLNNGGKIMTLARHEGLEAHARAIEVRLRKEGK